A genomic region of Barnesiella viscericola DSM 18177 contains the following coding sequences:
- a CDS encoding amidohydrolase family protein, producing MKPLLLVWLMAVSSGVGHARQIVDVHSHNIFPFYREVIERHGAEMEEGFPLPAWEVDSHRAFMDSAGIGCTILSMPAPQPWFGDRDECRRGVRQYNDSCARLKAASPERFRFCASLPLPDVDAAIAEAVYALDTLGADGVKLATNSRGQYLGDEALDPLMEVLNRRKAVIVVHPHKPVPVNEQLMARLPLAAYEYPAETTRALMNMLTRNLLVRYPDVKVVVPHGGSFLPLAIPRLKALVPVLQARGLMGEVNIEANLSRLYYDLAGVTSPAVIRTLLTITSPDHIMYGSDYPYQSAELLTRNLRRLEAALAVDKELSAYADDFLWRNAARLFFLPVDSQSVASLANQLPTVVTDTDSGMLVRISEIEIYPQYLDAYLAAALEVGATSVREEPGVIAIYPMIQQRDSCQVRILEIYASGEAYRHHLTTPHFKTYKQGTLHMVKSLDLVDMIPMNPSAMSEIFLKMKPEK from the coding sequence ATGAAACCCCTGTTATTGGTTTGGCTTATGGCTGTAAGTAGTGGAGTGGGCCATGCCCGCCAGATTGTCGATGTGCACAGTCACAACATATTCCCGTTTTATCGGGAGGTTATTGAGCGTCATGGAGCCGAGATGGAGGAGGGCTTTCCCTTGCCGGCGTGGGAGGTCGATTCGCACCGGGCCTTCATGGACAGCGCGGGTATCGGGTGCACCATACTCTCGATGCCGGCACCTCAACCCTGGTTTGGCGACCGTGACGAGTGTCGTCGGGGCGTGCGACAGTACAACGATTCCTGTGCCCGGTTGAAGGCTGCCAGTCCCGAGCGTTTCCGCTTTTGTGCTTCGTTGCCCTTGCCCGATGTCGATGCGGCCATTGCCGAGGCCGTCTATGCGCTCGACACGCTTGGGGCCGACGGGGTGAAACTGGCTACCAACAGCCGGGGACAATATCTGGGCGACGAGGCGCTCGACCCGTTGATGGAGGTACTGAATCGTCGGAAGGCAGTCATCGTCGTTCACCCCCACAAGCCCGTTCCTGTGAACGAACAGTTAATGGCGAGGTTGCCGCTGGCGGCCTATGAATATCCGGCCGAGACAACCCGTGCTCTGATGAATATGCTGACCCGTAACCTGTTGGTGCGTTACCCCGATGTCAAGGTCGTTGTGCCGCATGGCGGCTCGTTTCTGCCATTGGCCATACCTCGCCTGAAAGCCCTCGTCCCGGTACTGCAAGCCCGGGGTCTGATGGGCGAGGTGAATATCGAGGCCAACCTCTCCCGGCTCTATTACGACCTGGCCGGTGTTACTTCACCGGCCGTCATACGCACGCTGCTCACCATTACCAGTCCAGATCACATCATGTATGGCTCGGACTATCCCTATCAGTCGGCCGAACTCCTGACCCGTAACTTGCGCCGGTTGGAAGCGGCGTTGGCTGTCGACAAGGAACTCTCGGCTTATGCCGATGACTTTTTGTGGAGGAATGCGGCCCGGCTTTTTTTCCTGCCCGTGGATTCCCAGTCCGTAGCCAGTCTGGCGAACCAGCTCCCGACGGTCGTGACCGATACCGATTCGGGTATGCTGGTGCGCATCTCCGAGATAGAGATCTATCCCCAGTATCTCGATGCCTACCTTGCCGCCGCCTTGGAGGTGGGGGCCACCTCGGTGCGTGAGGAGCCGGGCGTGATTGCCATCTATCCCATGATACAGCAGCGCGACTCCTGCCAGGTGCGCATCTTGGAGATATATGCCAGCGGCGAGGCCTACCGGCATCACCTCACGACTCCGCATTTCAAGACCTACAAGCAGGGTACGCTGCACATGGTCAAATCGCTCGACCTGGTCGACATGATACCGATGAACCCCTCGGCCATGTCCGAAATATTTCTCAAAATGAAGCCGGAGAAATAG
- a CDS encoding helix-turn-helix domain-containing protein produces the protein MNGQVESLVNYGDILLSCCIPHDMHVEHRMPAHSIIFVRSGKLVIAGRDKSEAVEAGQYVFIRRDCTIDVTKVPFDGEPYRGINLTLPRRELKEYYTRIAGSCKRLQGVAPIGKTVNVLPRTVALKSLFDSFLPYTDSGETPATEWLQLKVQEAVMCLLALDDRFYPTLFDFNEVWKIDLLDFMEQNFTEELSLEEFASYTGRSLATFKRDFAKISPLSPQRWILEHRLERAKSLLLAGGITAQEAGYRVGFKNRSHFSQAFKKRYGCAPAYYQRQNRKD, from the coding sequence ATGAATGGACAAGTAGAGAGTCTGGTCAACTACGGGGATATTCTGTTGAGTTGCTGCATTCCCCACGACATGCATGTGGAGCACCGCATGCCGGCGCACTCCATTATTTTCGTCCGTTCGGGCAAGTTGGTCATCGCCGGTCGCGACAAGAGCGAGGCGGTCGAGGCCGGGCAGTATGTCTTTATCCGCCGCGATTGTACCATCGATGTTACCAAGGTACCGTTTGACGGCGAACCCTATCGGGGCATCAATCTGACGTTGCCCCGCAGGGAGTTGAAGGAGTATTACACACGCATAGCCGGTAGCTGCAAGCGGTTGCAGGGAGTCGCACCCATCGGTAAGACGGTGAACGTGTTGCCCCGCACCGTGGCGTTGAAGAGTCTGTTCGATTCGTTCCTGCCTTATACCGACAGTGGCGAGACTCCTGCGACCGAGTGGTTGCAGCTGAAAGTGCAGGAGGCTGTCATGTGTCTGCTGGCTCTCGACGACCGGTTCTATCCGACCCTGTTCGATTTCAACGAGGTGTGGAAAATCGACCTCTTGGATTTCATGGAACAGAATTTCACCGAAGAGCTCAGTCTCGAAGAGTTCGCCTCCTATACGGGGCGCAGTCTGGCCACCTTCAAGCGCGATTTTGCCAAAATCAGCCCCCTCTCTCCGCAGCGGTGGATTCTGGAACATCGTTTGGAACGGGCCAAAAGTCTGCTCCTGGCCGGGGGAATCACGGCGCAGGAGGCAGGTTATCGGGTAGGATTCAAGAATCGGTCGCACTTCTCGCAAGCCTTCAAGAAGCGGTATGGCTGTGCCCCGGCCTATTACCAGCGGCAGAATCGCAAAGATTGA
- a CDS encoding 4-alpha-glucanotransferase yields the protein MKITFELYYHTCWGELLMLSGDVEPLGAGDEARAVVMDYRGGDLWSYTIEVPSSTTSFAYRYWVKSGDAVRREWNRPHRFVPGEKVSEYRLLDRWRDCPDDLPFYSSAFTQGIFFRQHPQPQLERPAAGTITFRVFAPQLRPDEQLLLVGSSPALGSWNPTQAPALDDTDFPEWHITLDASQTGIPFEYKFVVVRTQQREVVAWESGANRVCDDSMQPNSAAVVVSDLRFQAPERTWKGAGTAIPVFSLRTDYGFGTGEFLDLKYLVDWALRTGQSFIQLLPVNDTTFTGGWRDSYPYNANSTFALHPQYLRLSEVGRLRDEAEQARFDTLQRELNLLAEVDYERVNRVKMEYLRLLFDEQGEETLASEGFKSFFRENRFWLQPYAAYSSLRDRFGTADFTRWGEFASYDESMIADYCAVWSPWYRSVALYYYIQYHLHLQLADVREYAHRAGVVLKGDIPIGISRHSVDAWVNPDLFRLNCQAGAPPDDFSVEGQNWGFPTYDWEVMARDGYAWWKARLRKMAGYFDAYRIDHILGFFRIWEIPLDAVHGLLGHFHSAMPLSPDELEQRGFHFDASWQTVPYVREESLTDLFGPYTDEVKTRFLINKGNGRWDLNVMMNTQRKVVDYFAGADDEMNILIRDGLLKLLDEVLFLEDPDKPGYYHPRILGSRTQAYRALDEEQRGCFDRLYEDFFYWRHNDFWKAEALRKLPVLVASTDMLVCGEDLGMIPACVPEVMEQLQILSLEIQRMPKEWNCEFGDVSRYPVRSVCTTSTHDMSGIRSWWTEDPVRTQHYFNQVLGEEGTAPATCEPWICERIVALNLSAPSMLAILPLQDWLSIDGRLRRKNPDEERINIPACPHHYWRYRMHLSIEQLLAEGEFNTRLRELIARSGRCV from the coding sequence ATGAAGATAACTTTTGAACTATATTACCACACCTGTTGGGGTGAATTGCTCATGCTCTCGGGCGATGTCGAGCCGCTGGGAGCGGGCGACGAAGCCCGGGCCGTCGTGATGGATTATCGGGGCGGCGACCTGTGGAGCTATACCATCGAGGTGCCCTCCTCGACAACTTCGTTCGCGTATCGGTATTGGGTGAAGTCGGGCGATGCGGTGCGTCGGGAGTGGAACCGTCCGCACCGGTTTGTGCCGGGCGAGAAGGTGTCCGAATACCGGTTGCTCGACCGTTGGCGCGACTGCCCCGACGACCTGCCGTTCTACTCCTCGGCCTTTACGCAAGGTATCTTCTTTCGTCAGCACCCCCAGCCGCAACTCGAGCGGCCGGCGGCCGGCACGATCACGTTCAGGGTCTTTGCCCCGCAACTGCGGCCCGACGAACAGCTGCTGCTGGTGGGGAGTTCGCCCGCATTGGGCAGCTGGAATCCCACCCAGGCTCCGGCCCTCGACGATACCGATTTCCCCGAGTGGCACATCACCCTCGATGCCTCGCAAACGGGTATTCCCTTTGAATACAAGTTTGTCGTCGTTCGCACGCAGCAACGGGAGGTCGTAGCGTGGGAATCGGGTGCGAACCGAGTATGCGACGATTCCATGCAGCCCAATTCGGCTGCCGTCGTCGTTTCGGACCTCCGTTTTCAGGCCCCGGAACGTACGTGGAAGGGAGCCGGCACGGCTATTCCCGTCTTTTCGTTGCGTACCGACTACGGTTTCGGTACGGGCGAGTTTCTCGATTTGAAATATCTGGTCGACTGGGCCCTGCGCACCGGGCAGTCCTTTATCCAGCTGTTGCCGGTCAACGACACGACCTTCACGGGCGGTTGGCGTGACTCCTATCCCTACAATGCCAATTCGACCTTTGCCCTGCACCCGCAGTATCTGCGTCTCTCGGAGGTGGGGCGGTTGCGCGACGAGGCCGAACAGGCCCGTTTCGACACTCTGCAACGGGAGCTGAACCTGCTGGCTGAGGTCGATTACGAACGGGTGAACCGGGTCAAGATGGAGTATCTGCGTCTGTTGTTCGACGAGCAGGGCGAGGAAACCCTCGCCAGCGAGGGGTTCAAGAGCTTCTTCCGGGAGAACCGCTTCTGGTTGCAGCCCTATGCGGCATATAGCAGTCTGCGCGACCGTTTCGGCACGGCCGACTTTACCCGCTGGGGCGAGTTTGCCAGCTACGACGAGTCGATGATTGCCGACTACTGCGCCGTGTGGAGTCCCTGGTACCGGTCGGTCGCTCTTTACTATTACATACAGTATCATCTGCATCTGCAACTGGCCGATGTGCGCGAGTATGCTCACCGGGCCGGGGTTGTGTTGAAAGGCGATATCCCCATTGGCATCAGCCGACACAGTGTCGATGCGTGGGTCAATCCCGACCTCTTCCGCCTGAACTGCCAGGCCGGAGCTCCCCCCGACGATTTTTCGGTCGAGGGGCAGAACTGGGGATTCCCCACCTACGACTGGGAGGTGATGGCTCGCGACGGATATGCCTGGTGGAAGGCTCGCTTGCGCAAGATGGCCGGCTATTTCGATGCCTACCGCATCGACCACATCTTGGGCTTCTTCCGCATTTGGGAGATTCCGCTCGATGCCGTTCACGGGCTGTTGGGCCATTTCCATTCGGCCATGCCGCTCTCGCCCGACGAGTTGGAGCAGCGGGGATTTCACTTCGATGCCTCGTGGCAGACCGTGCCCTATGTGCGCGAGGAGTCGCTGACCGACCTTTTCGGGCCCTATACCGATGAAGTAAAGACTCGCTTCCTGATCAACAAGGGGAACGGCCGTTGGGACCTGAACGTGATGATGAATACCCAACGCAAGGTGGTCGACTACTTTGCCGGGGCCGACGACGAGATGAACATACTGATACGCGATGGTTTGTTGAAGTTGCTCGACGAGGTGCTCTTCCTCGAAGATCCCGATAAGCCGGGCTATTATCACCCCCGCATTCTGGGCAGTCGCACCCAGGCCTACCGGGCGCTCGACGAGGAGCAGCGGGGCTGTTTCGACCGCCTCTATGAGGATTTCTTCTACTGGCGGCACAACGATTTCTGGAAGGCCGAGGCGCTGCGCAAACTGCCGGTACTTGTGGCCTCGACCGATATGCTGGTGTGTGGCGAAGACCTGGGTATGATACCCGCCTGCGTGCCCGAGGTGATGGAGCAGTTGCAGATTCTCTCGCTCGAAATACAGCGCATGCCCAAGGAGTGGAATTGCGAGTTTGGCGATGTGAGCCGTTACCCCGTGCGGTCGGTCTGCACCACCTCGACCCACGATATGTCGGGCATACGGAGTTGGTGGACGGAGGACCCCGTGCGCACTCAGCACTACTTCAACCAGGTGTTGGGCGAGGAGGGAACCGCGCCTGCCACTTGCGAACCGTGGATATGCGAACGCATTGTAGCCCTCAACCTCTCGGCCCCTTCGATGCTGGCCATATTGCCCTTGCAGGACTGGCTCTCCATCGACGGCCGTCTGCGCCGGAAGAATCCCGATGAGGAGCGCATCAACATACCGGCCTGCCCGCACCATTACTGGCGCTATCGCATGCACTTGTCGATTGAGCAGCTGTTGGCCGAGGGGGAATTCAACACCCGCCTGCGAGAGCTGATAGCCCGTAGCGGCCGTTGTGTCTGA
- the cysK gene encoding cysteine synthase A: MKKIAKNLTDLIGNTPLLELSNYNRKHELGATVIAKLEYFNPAGSVKDRIALAMIDDAERRGVLKPHATLIEPTSGNTGVGLAFVAAARGYHLILTMPETMSLERRNLLKALGAQLVLTPGAEGMTGAIKKAQELNEQIEGSVILQQFENPANPAAHVATTAEEIWRDTAGEVDIFVAGVGTGGTVSGVGKGLKSHNPAVRIVAVEPAGSPVLSGGKPGPHQLQGIGAGFVPKTYDASVVDEVIPVGDDDAIRTSRELTATEGMLVGISSGAAAWAATQLARRPENQGKNIVVLLPDTGERYLSTVLYDFEGYKL, from the coding sequence ATGAAAAAGATAGCTAAAAACCTGACCGACCTCATCGGGAACACGCCCCTATTGGAACTCTCGAACTACAACCGCAAGCACGAGTTGGGGGCTACGGTCATTGCCAAATTGGAGTATTTCAATCCTGCCGGCAGTGTGAAAGACCGCATCGCTCTGGCCATGATCGACGATGCCGAACGGCGGGGAGTGCTGAAACCGCATGCCACCCTCATCGAACCCACCAGTGGTAACACCGGCGTAGGGCTGGCCTTCGTGGCCGCTGCCCGGGGGTATCACCTGATACTCACCATGCCCGAAACCATGAGCCTCGAACGGCGTAACCTGCTCAAAGCGCTGGGGGCGCAACTGGTGCTCACCCCGGGAGCCGAAGGCATGACGGGTGCAATCAAAAAAGCACAGGAACTTAACGAGCAGATCGAGGGCAGTGTCATCTTGCAACAGTTTGAGAACCCGGCCAACCCGGCAGCTCACGTAGCAACAACGGCCGAAGAGATTTGGCGCGACACCGCAGGCGAAGTCGACATCTTCGTGGCCGGAGTCGGCACGGGTGGCACAGTGAGCGGTGTGGGCAAAGGATTGAAAAGCCACAACCCGGCTGTCAGGATTGTAGCGGTAGAACCGGCCGGCTCACCCGTCCTGTCGGGAGGGAAACCCGGGCCGCACCAGCTGCAAGGCATCGGGGCCGGATTCGTACCCAAGACCTACGACGCCTCGGTGGTCGACGAGGTGATTCCCGTCGGCGACGACGACGCTATCCGCACCAGCCGCGAACTCACCGCTACCGAAGGCATGCTGGTGGGCATCTCGTCGGGGGCTGCCGCCTGGGCCGCCACCCAGCTGGCCCGGCGTCCCGAAAACCAGGGCAAGAATATCGTGGTGCTGTTGCCCGATACCGGCGAGCGATACCTCTCGACCGTCCTCTACGACTTCGAGGGATACAAACTCTGA
- the nfo gene encoding deoxyribonuclease IV yields the protein MKYIGAHVSASGGVENAPVNAHTIGAKAFALFTKNQRQWQSPPLSDKSIQAFKERCEQYGFAPEHILPHDSYLINLGHPQEEGLAKSRAAFLDEMQRCEQLGLKLLNFHPGSHLKEISMDECLSRIAESINQTLDKTQGVTAVIENTAGQGSNVGFQFEHLAAIIDQVEDKSRVGVCIDSCHAFAGGYDLATAEGYEQTWKDFDRIIGFHYLRGMHLNDAKKGLNSRVDRHDSLGAGVLGIGFFERLMQDPRFDNIPLILETPDESLWPQEISRLYELAAAR from the coding sequence ATGAAATACATAGGAGCTCATGTAAGTGCCTCGGGCGGTGTAGAAAACGCTCCCGTAAACGCACACACCATCGGAGCGAAGGCTTTCGCTCTATTCACCAAGAACCAGCGGCAGTGGCAATCGCCCCCCTTGTCGGATAAGAGTATACAGGCATTCAAGGAGCGCTGCGAGCAGTATGGATTTGCCCCCGAACACATCTTGCCGCACGACAGCTACCTCATCAATCTGGGTCACCCGCAGGAAGAGGGGCTGGCCAAAAGCCGGGCAGCCTTCCTCGACGAGATGCAGCGCTGCGAACAACTGGGGTTGAAATTACTGAACTTCCACCCGGGCAGCCACCTGAAAGAGATTTCGATGGACGAGTGTCTGTCGCGCATCGCCGAGTCGATAAACCAGACACTCGACAAGACCCAGGGGGTTACCGCCGTCATCGAAAACACCGCCGGGCAGGGCAGCAACGTGGGATTCCAGTTTGAACACCTGGCCGCTATCATCGACCAGGTGGAGGACAAGAGCCGCGTAGGGGTATGCATCGACTCGTGTCATGCCTTTGCCGGTGGATACGACCTGGCTACGGCCGAGGGGTATGAACAGACGTGGAAGGATTTTGACCGGATAATCGGATTTCACTACCTGCGGGGCATGCACCTGAACGATGCCAAGAAAGGGCTGAACTCGCGGGTCGACCGTCACGACAGTCTGGGAGCCGGCGTGCTGGGCATCGGCTTCTTCGAGCGCCTCATGCAAGACCCTCGCTTCGACAACATTCCGCTCATTCTCGAAACGCCCGACGAGAGCCTCTGGCCGCAAGAAATCAGCCGACTCTACGAACTGGCGGCCGCCCGATAG
- a CDS encoding sulfatase gives MKKSLSLKSALVLASLSGASLMQAQQQPNIILFLVDDMGWQDTSVPFYSESTPLNNRYRTPNMERLARMGVKFTEAYACAISSPTRCSLMSGMNAARHRVTNWTLNYDQKTDATSEVIQLPDWNYNGIQPAGTTQAADLKNSTPITSLPQILHQNGYYTIHCGKAHFGAKGTSGADPSTMGFDVNIAGGANGAPGSYLGTRNFGQGSPFEVLGLEKYYGQNIFLTEALTLEAIEAMKLPIGEKRPFYLYMSHYAVHSPYDDDVRFSDYYRNRPDAQLHAPLNENEARYAALVEGMDKSLGDLLDFLESQPEVAANTIVLFMSDNGGQGLNNVRQGRANRDPNYPARGGKGSAFMGGVHEPMMVYWPGVTVAGSECNQRVMIEDFFPTILDMAGVKEYSTVQTVDGVSFTDVLRNPSARYERPIIWHFPNLWGESQNKEEGYGAYSSILKGDYHLIYHWETQQRRLYNVREDVGEQHELSSELPEVAESLARELTDYLKSTDAQCPVYKATGEACPYPDGSK, from the coding sequence CATGGGTTGGCAGGATACGTCGGTTCCCTTCTATTCCGAATCGACCCCGCTAAACAACCGGTACCGTACGCCCAATATGGAGCGCTTGGCCCGCATGGGGGTAAAATTTACCGAAGCGTATGCCTGTGCCATCTCCTCGCCTACCCGATGCAGCCTGATGTCGGGCATGAATGCAGCTCGCCACCGGGTGACGAACTGGACCCTGAACTACGACCAGAAGACCGACGCTACCAGCGAGGTAATCCAACTGCCCGACTGGAACTACAACGGCATACAACCGGCCGGCACGACACAGGCTGCCGACTTGAAGAACTCGACACCTATCACGTCGCTGCCTCAGATTCTACACCAGAACGGATACTACACGATACACTGCGGCAAGGCTCATTTCGGAGCCAAAGGAACTTCGGGAGCCGACCCCTCGACGATGGGATTCGACGTCAACATTGCCGGTGGAGCCAACGGTGCACCGGGCAGCTATCTGGGGACCCGGAATTTCGGACAAGGCTCTCCCTTCGAGGTCCTGGGTCTGGAAAAATATTACGGACAGAACATATTCCTCACCGAGGCACTCACCCTCGAAGCCATCGAGGCGATGAAACTCCCTATCGGGGAGAAGCGCCCCTTCTATCTCTATATGTCGCACTATGCGGTACATTCGCCCTACGACGATGACGTCCGATTCAGCGACTACTACCGCAACCGGCCCGATGCCCAACTCCATGCTCCGCTCAATGAGAACGAAGCCCGCTATGCGGCATTGGTCGAGGGTATGGACAAGAGTCTGGGCGACCTGCTCGACTTTCTCGAAAGCCAGCCCGAGGTGGCCGCCAACACCATCGTCCTCTTCATGTCGGACAACGGTGGACAGGGACTGAACAACGTGCGTCAGGGCCGTGCCAACCGCGACCCAAACTACCCGGCCCGAGGTGGCAAGGGGTCGGCCTTCATGGGTGGTGTGCATGAACCGATGATGGTCTATTGGCCCGGTGTAACCGTGGCTGGCAGCGAGTGTAACCAACGAGTAATGATCGAGGATTTCTTCCCCACGATTCTCGACATGGCCGGGGTAAAGGAGTATTCGACCGTACAGACCGTCGACGGGGTGAGCTTTACCGATGTGCTGCGCAACCCTTCGGCCCGATACGAGCGGCCCATCATATGGCACTTCCCCAACCTGTGGGGCGAAAGCCAGAACAAGGAGGAGGGCTACGGGGCCTACTCCTCAATCCTGAAAGGCGACTATCACCTCATCTACCACTGGGAGACGCAACAACGACGACTCTACAACGTGCGCGAGGACGTGGGCGAACAGCACGAGCTATCGAGCGAACTGCCCGAAGTGGCCGAGTCGCTGGCCCGGGAGTTGACCGACTACCTGAAATCGACCGACGCCCAGTGCCCCGTCTACAAGGCTACGGGCGAGGCCTGCCCCTATCCCGACGGTTCGAAATAA